The DNA window taggaacttttttttacagtaagagttttttacagtaacagagaaattattaatgccccgcccccggaatgcctggccacgcccctgtcgtgccccgcccagccccattggcgctacgccactgtttgaatcccaccaccatgggaacctgttactaaaaattttggatcccaccactgggtgtattgTTTAAGAGCGCTGGACTCTAACCTTGAAAACTGGGTTTGTgcctgatagaagaactgaaactacccagttccttagcagagaaaaaaatgcagcagaattatttttaaaaaggagttatcctttaataaagttctaaatataaaaagtTAGGCTACAAAACATgtttacaaaaagaggaagacaaaatagtcaTGTGCTAAAAAGCTCTGGCAAGCAGACAAGCTTACACAATAAGTAAATAAGAGAAAAAATACAGGACAGCAGCATACGACAATGCAGCATAAGGACAAGGAGGAGAGTAAAAGGGTAAAAGGAGGAAGGGTATGGTTAAGGAGCGTGGAGCATAgaaagctacaccataatatgcagacaATGAAGGTGATCCTCAGTCAACCAATTAAttgcccagctgccctgcatgAACATACAGCAACCAAATAgtgcaactatcttgctcctgcaatcACTTACAGAAGAGATGCCGAATATTCTAACAGTGAATACAGCTATTTAAAAGAATCAAAAATGTGGAAGTCTAAAAGATGTATTATGTTTTAGTGGtggaaataagcataagcattttattgtcattgtgcacgcacaacgaaatttacagcagcattcctcgatgcacacaattccagactcataccccatcctcactttccccttcctccacccatcactacacagccccaaacacatcaacacgaagctgcggagttcggcatagccacagctctagagtagaagctgtctctaagcctctttgtcctagttttggtagacctgtatcgtctgccagatggtaacagttcaaaaagagagtgtgctggacgagacgggtctctcagaatattttgggctttttttaggctttgggaattatagagttcttccaaggaggggagagggcagccgataatcctctgtgcagtagtgatcaccctttggagcgccttcctatctgccaagGTTTGAGTGCAGGGAAAGGCGACATTCTGAAGAGAGAAGTGCCGTATGGGCTGGAGCACAACAGGTGAGAAATAAATGCACACTGGGGGCCATATCCTGATCGCCTTCACTTTCTCATTTTGGTGCTACTAGGAGAGGACAACCTGAAGACTCTGAGGACAGCTTCTCGGATCGTTTTCGTCCTCACCCCGTAGATAACGGGGTTCATCATGGGTGGAACGAGCACATAGATGTTGGCCACAATGATGTGAGCTGCAGGAGAAATCCCGTGACCAAATCGGTGGGTCAGGAAAGAGAAGAATGCTGGGGTGTACGTGACCAGGATCACGCAAACGTGGGAGCCGCAGGTGCCCAGGGATTTGAGCCGGGCTTCCTTGGAGGGAAGCTGGAAGACTGTGCGGAGGATCAGAACATAGGACAGAATGATAAGCATGAAATCCACCCCTCCTGTCAGAAAGGCAACGGTCAAGCTGTAGGCTTTGGGCACCCGGGTGTCCACACAGGTCAATTTCACCAAGGCCATGAACTCACAGTAGGTGTGGGAGATGACGTTCCCCCTGCAGTACGGGAGCCCCTTcagaagaaaggggtgg is part of the Sphaerodactylus townsendi isolate TG3544 linkage group LG04, MPM_Stown_v2.3, whole genome shotgun sequence genome and encodes:
- the LOC125431222 gene encoding olfactory receptor 52K2-like yields the protein MSPANWTFLHPSSFILVGIPGLEAFHVWISIPFCSIYIVSLLGNCVLLVVVKAEPSLHKPMFLFLSMLAVADLVVSTTTLPKILSIFWFRHRGIHANSCLAQVFLIHSFSTMESGFFAAMAFDRYVAICNPLRHSSILTNSVIAKIGLVVMIRGVVLLCPHPFLLKGLPYCRGNVISHTYCEFMALVKLTCVDTRVPKAYSLTVAFLTGGVDFMLIILSYVLILRTVFQLPSKEARLKSLGTCGSHVCVILVTYTPAFFSFLTHRFGHGISPAAHIIVANIYVLVPPMMNPVIYGVRTKTIREAVLRVFRLSSPSSTKMRK